The proteins below come from a single Pristis pectinata isolate sPriPec2 unplaced genomic scaffold, sPriPec2.1.pri scaffold_148_arrow_ctg1, whole genome shotgun sequence genomic window:
- the LOC127567164 gene encoding NACHT, LRR and PYD domains-containing protein 3-like, producing MSYNPSYCWILGLALGPFFTQKERGPQGVPKTITQLYSYYIYNILKNHGREIESPRDVLLRVGQMTYTGVSEKKIVFTDGDLIKYNLQPSQFLSGFLLELLEREDCARRAVYIFPHLTIQEFVAVLAQFLTPDPGDILKLLAEAHREQDGRFEVFIRFVAGLSSPGSARGLEEFLGPFLHQTTCRVIDWVKEEVKRQTENTESEAGRTNLLNALHYLFESQNNVLAKSTVEAVETLSLRGLRLTPVDCAVLTHAIRPCGAIQHLDLDLCYIHSEGLVRLDRVLHKCQELGLANNELGDLGMKPMFAALRNPECKIQKLRLGNNGLTATRIQDLASALTANSSLTELDMKDNRQGDAGVKRLSVALSKSECKIQKLGLKNNSFTACGAKDLVSALGTNRSLTQLELDNNKLEDSGVKLLSDALRNRDCKIQDPRIRRVGLTASGTENLTSAIGTNLSLTDLALSYNTLGDSGVKLMFAALRKSECKIQKLRLWDVALTDSCSEDLAAALNTNCSLKLLSLGDNRLGDPGVKRLSEVLGNPQCKLQELDLYSNGLTDSCTEYLSSVLRKMRSLKVLDLGANSVTDKSAQSFRKLIEKRKSLKQITLVGNRFTADGQNQLMSLRGIRRGMSIKCSI from the exons atgagctacaacccGTCCTACTGCTGGATCCTCGGCTTGGCACTGGgccccttcttcacacaaaaagAAAGGGGCCCACAAGgagttcccaagaccatcacccaactatattcctactatatttacaacatcctgaaaaaccacggccgtgagattgaaagccctcgtgatgtgttactgagggtTGGTCAGATGACCTACACAGGAGTGTCCGAGAAGAAGATCGTGtttacagatggagatttgatcaagTACAATCTTCAGCCTTCCCAGTTCCTGTCTGGGTTcctgctggaacttttggagagagaggattgtGCCCGAAGGGCGGTGTACATATTCCCACATctcaccatccaagagtttgtagcAGTGCTCGCACAATTCCTGACTCCAGATCCTGGGGATATCCTGAAACTGCTGGCTGAAGCGCACAGAGAGCAAGATGGACGATTCGAGGTATTTATccgttttgttgctggtctctccTCCCCAGGGTCAGCTCGGGGGCTGGAGGAGTTTTTGGGTCCATTTCTCCATCAAACAACCTGCCGAGTGATTGACTGGGTGAAGGAAGAAGTCAAACGTCAGACTGAAAACACAGAGAGTGAAGCTGGGAGAACGAACCTCCTGAACGCACTGCACTACCTGTTTGAGTCTCAGAATAATGTACTGGCTAAGTCCACTGTAGAAGCTGTGGAAACACTTTCTTTGAGAGGATTGCGGCTGACTCCGGTTGACTGCGCGGTCCTTACACATGCCATTCGGCCTTGTGGTGCAATACAACACCTCGACCTGGATCTCTGTTACATTCATTCTGAAGGACTCGTGCGGCTGGATCGCGTGCTGCACAAATGCCAGGAATTGGG ATTGGCAAACAATGAATTGGGCGATTTAGGAATGAAACCGATGTTTGCGGCTCTGAGGAacccggagtgtaaaatacagaaactgcg ACTGGGCAATAACGGTCTCACAGCGACTCGGATTCAAGACCTCGCCTCTGCTCTTACTGCCAATAGTTCACTGACGGAGCTCGATATGAAGGATAAtagacagggagatgcaggtgtaAAAAGGCTATCAGTGGCTCTGAGTAAATCGGaatgtaaaatacagaaactggg GCTGAAAAACAATAGTTTCACAGCCTGTGGCGCCAAGGATCTTGTCTCCGCTCTAGGTACAAACCGCTCACTGACGCAACTGGAACTGGATAACAATAAATTGGAAGATTCAGGAGTGAAACTGCTGTCTGATGCTCTGAGAAACCGGGACTGTAAAATACAGGACCCACG GATACGCAGAGTCGGTCTCACAGCTTCTGGTACAGAGAATCTCACCTCCGCTATAGGTACAAACCTGTCACTGACGGATCTTGCCCTGAGCTACAACACTCTGGGAGATTCGGGAGTGAAGCTGATGTTTGCGGCTCTGAGGAAATCGGaatgtaaaatacagaaactgcg TTTATGGGATGTCGCTCTCACAGATTCATGCAGCGAGGATCTTGCCGCCGCCCTCAACACCAACTGCTCACTGAAGCTTCTGTCACTGGGTGACAACAGGCTGGGAGATCCGGGGGTGAAACGTTTGTCTGAGGTGCTGGGGAACCCACAATGTAAATTACAGGAACTCGA CCTGTACAGTAACGGTCTGACAGATTCATGCACAGAGTATCTCTCCTCGGTTCTCAGAAAAATGCGTTCACTGAAGGTTTTGGACTTGGGAGCAAACTCCGTCACAGACAAATCTGCCCAGTCTTTCCGCAAGCTCATAGAGAAGCGCAAAAGTTTGAAGCAGATCAC GTTGGTGGGGAATCGGTTCACTGCAGATGGACAGAATCAGCTGATGTCGCTGCGAGGAATTAGACGTGGAATGAGTATCAAATGTAGCATTTAA